From the Coffea eugenioides isolate CCC68of chromosome 1, Ceug_1.0, whole genome shotgun sequence genome, the window CCTGCTTCCAATTACGCGCACTAGCACCGATAACTGTCCCAGCTACAGCACCCGCAACTACAGGATTTACCTAGAGAAAGATTAGATAACAAATCTCAGATGCTTACAAGACTCTTCTGTTCCATAGCATCATATCACATTTGAGGACATGCTCAAAGATCAAAATACACTCCATCTAGACTATCACATTCCAATTTCAATCTCAATGTATCACCTACAAGCATAAgttgaataattataaattacgTCCAGGATTTTTGTCATCTGTTCCAGACATACAAATAGCAAACAAGAATAAGAATAATCCGATAAACATCTTTTGATGTAACTAAAAGAAGGAAACTTCATTACTCCTCAAAATCTGTGACCAATTGCCAGAAAATATTTAAAGAAAACTGTTTCTTGTTAGCCCCAGCCAGCTCATTATAAGTTACTCCATTTCTCATAATTCGAATCTGGGACAGTAATCAAAATCTTTCTGTTCCTCTTCGtgaaaagagaagaagagaaCAAGAGTTACGAGATTGTGCTGCAATACCTCCAATGGCAGTCTTAGCAGGGGTGAACAGTAGCACAGATAAGTTAGTGATGATAAATTCGACTCCCGCCAAAAAAAAGATAACTAGTAGGCCCTTATTTTGTGCATGTACACGTGCACGTGTatgtttgtattttttttttttttaacttcctTCACTGCACATAGCTAATCCTGTGCTAACAATCATGCATAAATTCTTAACAAGAAACAATGTTCTACTATTTTTGTTAAGAGACATTTGGCTTTGTGGAAGTATATGAACTTTCCAGATTTAGCAATTTATAATCCTCCCACAGTTTCATTATCAGAGAGTTGAATCTAGAAGTTTTTGAAACCTACAATAACAGGATCCTAGCCCATTAAGAGGTGGACTTTTATTGGCTCTACAGTAAGCAGGTTGCATTATATGGGTAATTAGTAGATAACAATTCAAaaatttgttcatgtaatggccCTGAATGTAGTGTCAGGACACAAATGACCTTAGTAATTATGGATAGTAACGAGTTACCTATAGCATGATCCCAATATGCTTTGGAATAAACCAACATGTAGAAGTGATTTGGAAAcaactaaattattattattctcattattattatttttaagtctCATGCATGCCTATAACACTTTCTTTACTGACATCACCTTTTACAAATTACAGGACATGAACCAGATATCCTACTGACAATAAGCTTCCCTCTAACATTAGTGGGTTAAATATTCCAATATCTTCTACAATTTAAATTCCAAAGAGAGTGATAGTGAAACGATATGTTTCCTAAACTTTTCCCTTTAAGTTGGATATCTTGTGGACCTAACTTAAGTCACTCGAAAGTCTTTCCCACCTTTTCAGGATCAACTGCGCAAATCTTGCACAAATAGCTCTGGAAAGCTGATTCATGTTTCAAGATGAAAAGCTCCTTTTAGAGTGGGACAGAATTGCAAAATGTGGTATGAGGCATCACAGCAGAGAAGCTACACCTACTAATCAACTGGAAAATATCCATTAACTTGAAGACAAGTAAAAGAGTATAAAGAACCGAGCTAGTAGACTAACCCAATCATGTTGCCCGCGATATCTCTGTAGTCCACAGCGAGTAAAAGATAAAACTGTAGCAAAGAGTCCTAGAATAGACAACAGTGAATCATGTTCACAAACAAGGTCTAAGGAGTATCATTTTGAATATCTGAATTCCACCATGGTGAATGACAAATTTTGTTGTAAAAAGAAAGACCAGAAGACTAAGCCAATAATCCAGAAGGAGATTGCATTCAGGGAAAGTAAATGTAAACAAGATTGACAACAAAACAATGTCAACCAGGGATAATTAATGGAAGTGAATGCAGCGGAAAAGTAGTCTACAAAAGCACCAAGGTTAGAGAGGAAATGGACGATTTTAGTTGAGATATTGTCGCGAACAAAACCAGTCCAGGGTACATAGGTCATGGCAAAATTTGCGTAGGTACATAACGCATTCCTGTCTTCATTTAAAGCAGCATAAGAAACGGTAATTCTTCTTCACCATCGCAGCTCTATATTACCTTGAAGAAGATGGTAGAAGTTTACTGTGCGGCTCAGGGTTCGCATGGAAGGTGAAAAGCATGATTGTCCAACCTTGTCTATTTCCTATACTTTTGCTTCAATTTCCTTCTAGCCGTCCCTCGGTTACCCAGTTTACTGCTGCAATCTTCTTAATACATGTACACTTGTTCTGTTCAAGTCCATGTGTTATTGGCCAAGAAGAAGTGCCATTTTTCAGCTGTTTCTCTAGTTGAAGAAAAAGGGTGTTTACCATCCGACTAATAGAGCGGTTCGTAGAAGTTGTAGTTgcacaaaattaaaaatttacgtggtgtgaaaaacaaaaaatgaagaaagttcACTGTGTgaaacattaaagaaaaagagacaTTTACCCCATTGAATGCCATATCGACCCGCTGACTTAGCCTGCAATTTTTGCACAAGAAGAATTACTAGTTAGATTAGAACTTTTATGGTTGTAACATAAGATAGAAAGCAGTTGTGGGTTGGAATTACCACGAAAGATGCACGAGTAATGCCAGTTAGACCTAAACCAAGTAGACATGTAAAAAAAAAGCTCAGCTAGTAATACTGGAACTCCATAACCGTAAAGTAAAGAAGATTCAGCACGGATTTGAGAATCACCTAATTTGGTAGCTTCGAGCGATCCTGTACAAGAACCCCAGATTAACCCAGCCTGCACCAGCCCAATTTAACCTCTTttgtcaataaaaaaaaataatcgcAGTAagaatatatatacatacacacacaagTAGAGGAGGACGGAGAAGCAGAGGGATGTTCCCTACGGTGCCTACGCGTAGGGCGGAGTCGACCGCGAAGGAAGAGCAGGGAACCTCACCGCCAATGTCTCCCTCCATTTCACTCCGACCTCAGCCTTCCAAATTTTGGCGGTGCATTTTGCAGAATACTTAGCAGTATCGTTAATCCCATGAGACCCCAGTGCAATAGCCCCAACCGAATGGCCCAAGTACCATaacccttttttgttttttggtaaAGGCCCAAGTGTGACAACTGATTTACAGTTTCGAAGGAGCCTAAGAACGCCAAACTACAGTAATATTTTCCTTTCCCCCTCTAAAATATTAAAAGTAAGATTCAATATCATGTTGAACTTGAACGGATTTTTATTTCTGCTGAACTTGAATAAAGATTTTTCCAGCtgggatttttcttttttctatttgaGCAACGTTGAATCTTTATTGATCAGCAAGGAAAGTGTATTACAAAAGAATGTACTCATTTCAACCATGTTAGCACTATTACTATTTCACAAATATTTACGCTTCAATCGTCACTCGGTCAGAATAAACATAAGTTTATAGGCTAGTAGCCACCACCAAATCCTTAAGTCTTGGTAGGGAGAGAGGCCAATTCTTGGCTCCCACCAAATGCCGCAATATAGGGCTTTTCTAAAAAATTCAAATGGGATTCAGTTAATCCAATCCAACCTTTCCCATGCGATTGGATCTTTGACCTTCCTTAGCATGAGTTGCAGGTGGGTAAATTTTAGACTATGTGTTAATATTAGACAATTCTTTGGTTTCGCTAGTGAATCGCTCCCTCAGTTTATATTTCTTAATAATGACGAAAGTGATTTACATTTTGAATGATCAAAATCATGAGGATTATTTATTTCACTATCCAATGACAAATTTAACCTGAAATTATGATACCCAGAAAAGAGCGTAAAATCTCCCAGTAGCATTACTTGTCACACGTGTTTGAGCTGATATTGAAATTTAACAATTATCTCATCTTGAAAGGAAATGCAATTGGGTCCATTACTGGATTTGCTTTCTTCATTTGTTTAGGCATCCTGGTCTTTCTCAGTAATTGGCAACAAAAGTAGATGGGGAGCCCAGATATCCACGATCGATAGATGAATGGCCCAGACAACTGACCTTATACAAAACCACGGCTTAGGCCCAATATCAAAAATAGGTTTCAAAGTCTAGGCCGAACCATTCCAATTTGATAACCCTAAACCCTATTTTCCGTTTTGTTATTTTCATCCGAAATCTTTGAAGCACGCCTTTCCTCGTACACAGGCGCCTACCGCTGCCGGTCGTCCGCCCAAGTTGACGCTCGGTAAGCTGCTGACGTCGCTCAATCTCTCCATCTTATTTCGAATATTGCTTTTAAAAATCAGGTAATTAGGATTTGTTGTCTTTGAGATCCGATGGATGGTTACTGATTAGTACTTATTTGGGAAAAAAGTTGCAGAgaagagaaagagaagaagTGAAAATGAGCAGAGTTGCAGGAGCAGCTGGAGCCAAAGGCGGGAAGAAAAAGGGGGCCACCTTCGTTATCGATTGCGGGAAGCCAGTCGAAGACAAGATCATGGAAATTGCGTCTCTGGAGAAATTCCTTCAGGAGAGAATTAAGGTCGGCGGCAAAGCCGGAGCCCTTGGCGACTCTGTCACCGTCAGCCGTGACAAGAGCAAGATTACCGTCACCTCTGACTCCGCCTTCTCCAAGAGGTATGCTTAACTACCCATTTCTACAGCGTTTCCCTTGTTGAAACGGTAATTTTGCCTTCGCCGCCCTTTGATATTTTGGAACGAAAAGCTTCATCGCTAATTTATTCCATTTTAGATatgtttttagaattttttttttccttggaaGCTATTATTAACTAACACTGCTTGGCTGAAATTCAACATGTCCCCTTATTTCTGGTTCTTGGCATATTTGACTAGCGGGTCTTTGGAATACTCGGAACCCAGGCCTCTATATGGTCGGAAATAGAATAAATATGATGGCGAAACAGATCGCTGTTGTATTATAGTAATAAGTTTCTTTGGAGAGATTTATTTCAGGATTTTTTGTGTCAtttttatggttcatgttcctGTAATTTGTTTGTTTTGCTTACCATAGGGTTATGATAATAGCCACATGTCGTTGTACACATAAAGGTTCTCGTGGGCTCCTGTTCTGCATGGTGTTGAAGTTTTTTAGCACAGGACGGCATGGAGTTCGCTTATGCATGTACGTTATAGATAACGAATCACTTGTGCTGTAGTTTTAGCTCTGTTACTTCTGTGTTCCAGGTATCTCAAGTACTTGACAAAGAAATACCTGAAGAAGCACAATGTGAGGGATTGGCTTCGGGTGATTGCTTCTAACAAAGAGCGAAATGTTTACGAGCTGCGATACTTTAACATTGCCGAGGGTGAGGGCGAGGAAGAAGATTGAACTTAGAATTGGATGGTATTTCATGTTTGTTTTTGGCCTTTGGCTCAACTATTTTGGAACCCTCTTTTTAGTTACTCTTGTAACCTTGCTACCTGTTGGAGTTATTAAGTCAGCTTAAAAGTTTCGTTTACTTGCAAAAGGGACATGTAATCTATGGCTTGGCTTTTCTCTGAGCATTAAAATTGAGAGTTAATGGTTATTCGAGTCTTTATATGGTATTATTGTCACGTTATCCTTGGCATTTTGGATATGTTGGTTGCATCTCATGTTAATCAATTTTGTAGTAATTGATGATTGTTGTCAACTTTCCTTGGAATAAGCTCTGAATTTAACATTTGTcagttgaatttttttattggtGATACGGAATGCTGTTGTCTAGCTGAATATGTACATGCTTACCTGTCCTGGCTCAGTCTGAGTACAGCTGCATGCGGAGTTAGAGAAAAACAGGGATACGGTTGGGTGAGGGCATGATTGGTTTCAAGTCCACTTGAACAATGATGAAGTTTCTTTATGGTGGTTGTGTTTAGAAAGCGATAGAATTGAGGCTTCAATGGCTGAAGTGATGGATATAATACAAAAGTTCTGTCGTTACTAGTATATATGCCTTGAGATTGCACTCTCTATAGGGGCACTGGACCAAAAGAGAGGAGCATTCCGGATTCTCCAAGCATGAGTGATCTTTGTGTCGGACACTAAACTAAAACTCCCCCAACGGTGTCTTCGGCGCGGTAGAGTTTAGACGGAGCAACCGCTTGGATCAGGTTTTCCAGATCTGATACGAGATATTGAGAAAAAATCCCCCAGCTTCATCTTAAATGTTGCTGGGAAGTAGGTGGGTTTTGTTCTGGTCTTCCAGTTTGATCGAAACATCTCATGCATGATTTAGAGTGGACCGAATCTTCATACGCTCGACTGGAGAGAGTTACAGAACGCGGTAGAAGGCCGGAAAGAGAGTGCTTTGCTTTTGCCAGCCGATTAAACTGCTTGGATCAAATGATTCTAAAAACACTCGGGTGCACAAATTTTCAACTcctaatttgaatttaaaatttaaatcttAACACATTTATTATGCATCCTATTGTGACATGTTCGTTGTCTTGTGATTAACTCTTTCATTTCAAGGTGAGATTTATTAAGATTAATTCTTGAAGGTGAGATGCATCCGACACATGCAATGCAATGGCTGACATGCGTCTACCAAGTAAGATCAAGGAAGGGTCGGAAGTGTGTGG encodes:
- the LOC113748929 gene encoding outer envelope pore protein 16-4, chloroplastic isoform X5, with translation MEGDIGGEVPCSSFAVDSALRAGLIWGSCTGSLEATKLGLTGITRASFVAKSAGRYGIQWGLFATVLSFTRCGLQRYRGQHDWVNPVVAGAVAGTVIGASARNWKQAAGVSGLVCALYYAAEDAT
- the LOC113748929 gene encoding outer envelope pore protein 16-4, chloroplastic isoform X4 — protein: MEGDIGGEVPCSSFAVDSALRVGTAGLIWGSCTGSLEATKLGLTGITRASFVAKSAGRYGIQWGLFATVLSFTRCGLQRYRGQHDWVNPVVAGAVAGTVIGASARNWKQAAGVSGLVCALYYAAEDAT
- the LOC113748929 gene encoding outer envelope pore protein 16-4, chloroplastic isoform X1, with the protein product MEGDIGGEVPCSSFAVDSALRVGTVGNIPLLLRPPLLVCAGLIWGSCTGSLEATKLGLTGITRASFVAKSAGRYGIQWGLFATVLSFTRCGLQRYRGQHDWVNPVVAGAVAGTVIGASARNWKQAAGVSGLVCALYYAAEDAT
- the LOC113748929 gene encoding outer envelope pore protein 16-4, chloroplastic isoform X2, giving the protein MEGDIGGEVPCSSFAVDSALRVGTVGNIPLLLRPPLLVCAGLIWGSCTGSLEATKLGLTGITRASFAKSAGRYGIQWGLFATVLSFTRCGLQRYRGQHDWVNPVVAGAVAGTVIGASARNWKQAAGVSGLVCALYYAAEDAT
- the LOC113748929 gene encoding outer envelope pore protein 16-4, chloroplastic isoform X3, whose protein sequence is MEGDIGGEVPCSSFAVDSALRVGTVGNIPLLLRPPLLAGLIWGSCTGSLEATKLGLTGITRASFVAKSAGRYGIQWGLFATVLSFTRCGLQRYRGQHDWVNPVVAGAVAGTVIGASARNWKQAAGVSGLVCALYYAAEDAT
- the LOC113748962 gene encoding 60S ribosomal protein L22-2-like produces the protein MSRVAGAAGAKGGKKKGATFVIDCGKPVEDKIMEIASLEKFLQERIKVGGKAGALGDSVTVSRDKSKITVTSDSAFSKRYLKYLTKKYLKKHNVRDWLRVIASNKERNVYELRYFNIAEGEGEEED